In one window of Campylobacter hepaticus DNA:
- the rpmF gene encoding 50S ribosomal protein L32, producing the protein MAVPKRRVSKTRAAKRRTHYKISLPMPIKDKDGSYKIPHRANPVTKEY; encoded by the coding sequence ATGGCAGTACCAAAAAGAAGAGTGAGCAAAACTCGTGCAGCTAAACGTAGAACTCATTATAAAATTAGTCTTCCTATGCCTATAAAAGATAAAGATGGAAGCTATAAAATACCTCATCGTGCAAATCCAGTAACTAAGGAATATTAA
- the polA gene encoding DNA polymerase I encodes MKTLTIIDTFGFFFRLYYALKNFTNSKGEASGMISGFANFIYSLKNEYQSDYIIFALDSKGKTFRNQIDPNYKQNRTPPPPQLLEQIPICIDMIEKMGFISISKEGYEADDIIASVVKSCENKDIFVRIITQDKDLYQLIKDGKSSIYNPISKNNYDEAGCLEKYGVKPSQIKDFLALCGDSSDNIPGVKGIGLKGAKNLLDEFHNIESIYENLALIRNERSRTLLLEGKNNAFLSKQLACLYDKLEVQDFIEKALYPSEDPLFKVIDILKHYELNALLKKLHQYSDHKDTNSNFKTTLIQDENKLFNILNSLDKESIIAFDTETTGLNTKEAKIVGFSFCMSEEEAFYVPLTHNYLGVGKQISLENAKKAIELIFTHFVIGHNLKYDFEIIQNNFDLSLPLKYADTMILAWLKNPSLKINMDDLALRLFNYKTLHFEDLVKKGDNFASVELEKACKYAAEDAYITLKFYLYFLKNLEPNLLELAKNYEFHFIQIIMNLEKNGIKLNTNVLENLMKQFEIEIKNLSEEIYTLCEDRFNLNSPKQVGDILFDKLKLPSGKKTKTGYSTDEKVLKELLDHHPVISKILAYRELAKLYSTYCEPLLKLALKDQNSRIYSNFLQTGTATGRLSSKDPNLQNIPAHGQYAKDYKSCFVAEEGYSFISFDYSQIELRMLGHFSEDEKLLNAFANNEDIHARTAIMIFGESNYKTRSIAKSINFGLIYGMGYKTLSQNLKIESHLAKSYIEKYFENFTSIKKYFEKVKNEVKQEGFITTLSGRKRYFDFENAKPMQIAMYERESINSILQGSAADVIKLAMLEINKELNEDKRLILQIHDELIFEVKDQLCENFIKKTRDIMENIVKLKVNLQTSSNIAKNWGDLK; translated from the coding sequence ATGAAAACTCTAACTATTATTGATACTTTTGGATTTTTTTTTAGACTTTATTATGCATTAAAAAATTTTACAAATTCTAAAGGAGAAGCTAGTGGAATGATTAGCGGCTTTGCTAATTTCATTTATAGTTTAAAAAATGAATATCAAAGTGATTACATTATTTTTGCCTTAGATTCTAAAGGTAAAACTTTTCGCAACCAAATTGATCCAAATTATAAACAAAATCGTACCCCTCCTCCACCCCAACTCTTAGAACAAATTCCAATTTGCATAGATATGATAGAAAAAATGGGATTTATTAGCATTTCAAAAGAAGGTTATGAGGCCGATGATATTATTGCTTCTGTAGTAAAATCTTGTGAAAATAAAGATATTTTTGTGCGCATTATTACTCAAGATAAAGACCTTTATCAACTTATTAAAGATGGTAAATCAAGTATCTATAATCCTATTTCTAAAAATAATTACGATGAAGCTGGATGTTTAGAAAAATATGGAGTAAAACCTTCACAAATAAAAGACTTTTTAGCACTTTGTGGAGATAGTTCTGATAATATACCTGGCGTTAAAGGTATAGGCTTAAAAGGAGCAAAAAACTTATTAGATGAATTTCACAATATAGAAAGTATTTATGAAAATCTAGCTTTAATACGCAATGAAAGAAGTCGTACTCTACTTTTAGAAGGTAAAAATAATGCATTTTTAAGCAAACAACTTGCTTGCTTATATGATAAATTAGAAGTACAAGATTTCATAGAAAAAGCTCTATATCCTAGCGAAGATCCTCTTTTTAAAGTTATTGATATTTTAAAACATTATGAACTTAATGCTTTACTTAAAAAACTACACCAATACTCTGATCATAAAGACACTAATTCAAATTTTAAAACTACTTTAATTCAAGATGAAAACAAACTTTTCAACATTTTAAATTCTCTTGATAAAGAAAGTATTATAGCCTTTGACACAGAAACTACAGGACTTAATACAAAAGAAGCAAAAATTGTAGGTTTTAGTTTTTGTATGAGTGAAGAAGAAGCTTTTTATGTACCTTTAACACATAATTATTTAGGAGTTGGAAAACAAATTTCTTTAGAAAATGCTAAAAAAGCTATAGAACTAATCTTTACACATTTTGTTATAGGACATAATCTTAAATACGATTTTGAAATCATTCAAAATAATTTTGATCTATCTTTACCTTTAAAATATGCTGATACCATGATTCTAGCTTGGCTTAAAAATCCCTCCTTAAAAATTAATATGGATGATTTAGCTTTAAGATTATTTAATTATAAAACCTTACATTTTGAAGATCTAGTAAAAAAAGGTGATAATTTTGCTAGCGTTGAACTTGAAAAAGCTTGTAAATATGCAGCCGAAGATGCTTATATCACCTTGAAATTTTATCTTTATTTTTTAAAAAATCTTGAACCTAACTTACTTGAACTTGCCAAAAACTATGAATTTCATTTTATACAAATTATTATGAATCTAGAAAAAAATGGTATAAAACTTAATACCAATGTTCTTGAAAATTTGATGAAACAATTTGAAATTGAAATTAAAAATTTAAGTGAAGAAATTTATACACTTTGTGAAGACAGATTTAATTTAAATTCACCTAAACAAGTAGGTGATATTCTTTTTGATAAACTCAAACTTCCGAGTGGAAAAAAAACTAAAACAGGCTATTCAACCGATGAAAAAGTTTTAAAAGAACTTTTAGACCATCATCCAGTAATTTCAAAAATTTTAGCTTATAGAGAACTTGCTAAACTTTATTCAACCTACTGTGAACCCTTATTAAAACTTGCACTAAAAGATCAAAATTCTCGCATTTATTCTAATTTTTTACAAACAGGTACAGCCACAGGACGCCTTTCATCTAAAGATCCTAATTTACAAAATATTCCCGCACATGGACAGTATGCAAAAGATTATAAATCTTGCTTCGTAGCTGAAGAGGGATATAGTTTTATTAGTTTTGATTATTCTCAAATAGAACTTAGAATGTTAGGACATTTTAGCGAAGATGAAAAATTATTAAATGCCTTTGCAAACAATGAAGACATACACGCAAGAACAGCTATTATGATCTTTGGTGAAAGCAATTATAAAACAAGAAGTATTGCAAAAAGCATTAATTTTGGACTAATCTATGGTATGGGCTATAAAACCCTAAGTCAAAATTTAAAAATAGAATCTCACTTAGCCAAATCTTATATAGAAAAATATTTTGAAAATTTTACAAGCATTAAAAAATATTTTGAAAAAGTCAAAAATGAAGTTAAACAAGAAGGTTTTATTACAACCTTAAGTGGAAGAAAACGGTATTTTGATTTTGAAAATGCTAAACCCATGCAAATTGCTATGTATGAAAGAGAAAGCATTAATTCAATACTACAAGGATCAGCAGCTGATGTTATCAAACTTGCCATGTTAGAAATAAATAAAGAATTAAATGAAGATAAACGACTTATTTTACAAATTCATGATGAATTAATTTTTGAAGTTAAAGATCAATTGTGTGAAAATTTTATAAAAAAAACTAGGGATATTATGGAAAATATAGTAAAATTAAAAGTAAATTTGCAAACAAGTTCAAATATCGCCAAAAATTGGGGTGATTTAAAATAA
- a CDS encoding YqaA family protein produces the protein MFDFLYNDISYLGLFIVSFLSSTLLPLASEAFVLGFIKLQFNPIFVLSIATLGNSLGSLSTYALAYYGKEKILEKYFSQSLKKLEKFNINYTKFGSIFAFLSFLPLVGDLFALGLGFAKYSFLKSAFFISLGKLSRYAFIIFIANSL, from the coding sequence ATGTTTGATTTTTTATATAATGATATTAGTTATTTGGGTCTTTTTATCGTATCTTTTCTCTCAAGTACACTTTTACCTTTAGCAAGTGAGGCTTTTGTTTTAGGCTTTATCAAACTTCAATTCAATCCTATTTTTGTACTTTCAATTGCTACTTTAGGTAATAGTCTAGGAAGTTTAAGTACTTATGCTTTAGCTTATTATGGTAAAGAAAAAATTTTAGAAAAATATTTTAGTCAATCTTTAAAAAAATTAGAAAAATTTAATATCAATTACACTAAATTTGGAAGTATTTTTGCCTTTTTAAGTTTTTTACCCTTAGTAGGAGATCTTTTTGCACTAGGACTTGGTTTTGCAAAATACTCCTTCTTAAAAAGTGCTTTTTTTATTTCACTAGGAAAATTAAGTCGTTATGCATTCATAATTTTTATAGCTAATTCTTTATAA
- the flhB gene encoding flagellar biosynthesis protein FlhB: protein MPSDDEEKTEEPTSKKIEDARKEGNVPKSQDAAAVVSLIVGITILLFMIDFIGQRVVALYRYYQSFIGVEFNLRLIQAIMVESIFEILIILAPVVLSIMIAGILGNVMQFGFLFTTKPITPNLDKINPLKGLKNLFSLKKLVESLKIILKVSIVFIIAFIVFLRFIQELPRVELYNIVNQLIWLRDKTIILVAVVIIAFLIIAVLDLFLVRFQYFKSLRMSKQEIKDEYKQMEGDPQVKSRIRRLQMEAARRRMIQDVAGADVVITNPTHYAVAIRYDTSKEQAPRIVAKGVDFLALRIKKVAYENNVVVYENPPLARELYKVCDINDLIPREMFKAVAEVLGFIYNTNNKNRLATQVNKEVKNT from the coding sequence ATGCCAAGTGATGATGAAGAAAAAACAGAAGAACCCACGTCCAAAAAAATAGAAGATGCTCGTAAAGAAGGTAATGTTCCAAAATCTCAAGATGCAGCAGCTGTAGTCAGTTTAATAGTTGGAATAACTATACTTTTATTTATGATAGATTTTATAGGTCAAAGGGTTGTTGCTTTATATAGGTATTATCAAAGTTTTATTGGTGTTGAGTTTAATTTACGTCTTATTCAAGCTATTATGGTTGAAAGTATTTTTGAGATTTTAATTATTTTAGCACCTGTGGTTTTAAGTATTATGATTGCAGGTATTTTAGGAAATGTAATGCAATTTGGTTTTCTTTTTACTACTAAACCTATTACTCCAAATTTAGACAAAATCAATCCTTTAAAAGGTTTAAAAAATCTTTTTTCTTTAAAAAAATTGGTTGAAAGTTTAAAAATTATTTTAAAAGTAAGCATTGTTTTTATTATAGCTTTTATAGTTTTTCTTAGATTTATACAAGAACTTCCAAGAGTTGAGCTTTATAATATAGTTAATCAACTCATTTGGTTAAGAGATAAAACTATTATTCTAGTAGCTGTTGTAATAATTGCTTTTTTAATTATTGCGGTTTTAGATCTTTTTTTAGTGCGTTTTCAATATTTTAAGAGTTTACGCATGAGTAAACAAGAAATTAAAGATGAATATAAACAAATGGAAGGTGATCCTCAGGTTAAAAGTAGAATACGTAGACTTCAAATGGAAGCTGCGCGTCGCCGTATGATTCAAGATGTTGCAGGAGCAGATGTGGTAATTACTAATCCAACACATTATGCTGTTGCCATCCGTTATGATACAAGCAAGGAGCAAGCACCACGTATTGTGGCTAAAGGAGTAGATTTTTTAGCTTTACGTATCAAAAAAGTAGCTTATGAAAATAATGTTGTTGTTTATGAGAATCCACCTTTAGCTAGAGAGCTTTATAAAGTTTGTGATATTAATGATTTGATTCCTAGGGAAATGTTTAAGGCAGTAGCTGAAGTATTGGGTTTTATTTATAATACAAACAATAAAAACCGTTTAGCTACTCAAGTAAATAAAGAGGTTAAAAACACTTAA
- the motB gene encoding flagellar motor protein MotB yields MAKKHKCPECPAGEKWAVPYADFLSLLLALFIALWAISKTNPAKVEALKTEFIKIFDYTSTQTIKEESKTQEKYKAASKEESDELKSLKQMTTTQQETIDRLQAALDQSEDQIALNLPSKVEFERGSFQIISSDIQDYLKRMVELTSYLPPQTKIEIRGYTDNSDSSLRSYELAYKRAENVLKYFIEGGANLKNISIKSYGLNNPINNNPQALENNRVEIYFKVDTTDTNTQKSVLDLINKIGGKSL; encoded by the coding sequence ATGGCTAAAAAACACAAATGTCCTGAGTGCCCAGCAGGAGAAAAATGGGCTGTACCTTATGCAGATTTTCTTAGCTTACTTTTAGCACTTTTTATTGCCTTATGGGCCATTTCAAAAACTAATCCTGCTAAAGTAGAAGCCTTAAAAACAGAATTTATAAAAATTTTTGACTATACCTCAACTCAAACTATTAAAGAAGAAAGTAAAACTCAAGAAAAATATAAAGCTGCTTCAAAAGAAGAAAGCGATGAACTTAAATCTTTAAAACAAATGACAACAACACAACAAGAAACGATTGATCGTCTTCAAGCAGCACTTGATCAAAGTGAGGATCAAATCGCACTCAATCTCCCTTCTAAAGTAGAATTTGAAAGAGGAAGTTTTCAAATCATTTCATCAGATATACAAGATTATTTAAAACGCATGGTTGAACTTACAAGTTACTTACCTCCTCAAACAAAAATAGAAATTAGAGGCTATACAGATAATAGTGATTCAAGTTTAAGAAGTTACGAACTTGCCTATAAAAGAGCAGAAAATGTCTTAAAATATTTTATCGAAGGTGGAGCTAATTTAAAAAATATCAGCATTAAAAGTTATGGGCTTAATAATCCTATTAACAACAATCCACAAGCCTTAGAAAATAATAGAGTAGAAATATATTTTAAAGTCGATACAACAGATACAAATACTCAAAAATCAGTTCTTGATCTTATAAATAAAATAGGAGGAAAATCACTTTAA
- the motA gene encoding flagellar motor stator protein MotA, with product MDLSTILGMVLAITSISVGDILEGGNPLHVVHLSSFLIVMPTAAFCAMTSTHKKIVKAAYKELKVVFKGSGVNLPERIAQLIEFAIIARRDGLLALESRTNEIENEFLKNAMMMLVDGKSFEEIHESMEIQTEQLEEHYKECAEYWIVFGETCPTMGLVGAVFGLILALKLLDNPQAMAAGISGAFTATVTGIFGAYALFAPWGKKMKANGMDFVKEQIVITEAIKGIAEGANPRDLEAKLFNFLSHDDPKISQFDKG from the coding sequence ATGGATCTTTCAACCATACTAGGAATGGTGCTTGCAATCACTAGTATTTCAGTAGGAGATATACTAGAAGGAGGAAATCCTTTACACGTTGTTCACCTTTCATCTTTTCTCATCGTTATGCCAACAGCCGCATTTTGCGCCATGACTTCAACTCATAAAAAAATTGTAAAAGCAGCGTATAAAGAACTCAAAGTTGTTTTTAAAGGTTCTGGTGTTAATTTACCTGAAAGAATAGCTCAATTAATAGAATTTGCAATTATTGCACGCCGTGATGGACTTTTAGCACTAGAATCAAGAACTAATGAAATTGAAAATGAATTTTTAAAAAATGCTATGATGATGCTAGTAGATGGAAAAAGCTTTGAAGAAATTCATGAAAGCATGGAAATTCAAACTGAACAACTTGAAGAACACTATAAAGAATGTGCAGAATATTGGATAGTATTTGGAGAAACTTGTCCAACTATGGGTCTTGTTGGAGCAGTTTTTGGTCTTATTTTAGCCCTTAAACTCCTTGATAATCCTCAAGCTATGGCAGCAGGTATTTCAGGTGCTTTTACTGCTACAGTTACTGGAATTTTTGGTGCTTATGCGCTTTTTGCACCTTGGGGTAAAAAAATGAAAGCTAATGGTATGGATTTTGTTAAAGAACAAATTGTTATCACTGAAGCAATAAAAGGTATCGCAGAAGGAGCCAATCCTAGAGATTTAGAAGCAAAACTTTTCAATTTTTTAAGCCACGATGATCCTAAAATTTCACAATTTGATAAAGGTTAA
- a CDS encoding DUF362 domain-containing protein, giving the protein MAVKITDSCIACGSCIDECPVNAIVDDVDNPENQERYYIYANKCVECIGYNDQPACASACPTDACIVWSTIEPGQPGRDNINTQMRNENTAVFI; this is encoded by the coding sequence ATGGCTGTAAAAATTACAGATAGCTGCATTGCATGCGGTTCTTGCATAGATGAATGTCCAGTAAATGCTATTGTTGATGATGTTGATAACCCAGAAAATCAAGAAAGATATTATATTTATGCAAATAAATGTGTTGAATGTATAGGATATAATGATCAACCAGCCTGTGCTAGTGCTTGTCCAACCGATGCATGTATAGTATGGAGTACTATAGAACCAGGTCAACCTGGGCGCGATAATATTAACACGCAAATGAGAAATGAAAATACAGCAGTTTTCATATAA
- a CDS encoding peroxiredoxin — translation MIVTKKALDFTAPAVLGNNEIVQDFNLYKNIGPKGAVVFFYPKDFTFVCPSEIIAFDKRYQEFKNRGIEVIGISGDNEFSHFAWKNTPINNGGIGQVQFPLVADLTKQIARNFDILYAEAVALRGSFLLDADGTVRHAVINDLPLGRNIDEMLRMVDTMLFTNEHGEVCPAGWHKGDEGMKASPKGVAEYLNKNEARL, via the coding sequence ATGATAGTTACTAAAAAAGCTTTAGATTTCACTGCCCCAGCAGTATTGGGAAATAATGAAATTGTTCAAGATTTTAATCTTTATAAAAATATTGGCCCAAAAGGTGCAGTCGTATTTTTTTATCCAAAAGATTTTACTTTTGTATGTCCTTCTGAAATTATTGCTTTTGATAAAAGATACCAAGAGTTTAAAAATCGTGGTATAGAAGTGATTGGAATTTCAGGTGATAATGAATTTTCGCACTTTGCTTGGAAAAATACTCCTATAAATAATGGCGGTATAGGTCAGGTTCAATTTCCACTTGTTGCTGATTTAACTAAACAAATTGCTAGAAATTTTGATATACTTTATGCTGAAGCTGTAGCTCTTCGAGGTTCATTTTTGCTTGATGCTGATGGTACAGTGCGCCATGCAGTAATTAATGATTTGCCATTGGGTAGAAATATTGATGAGATGTTAAGAATGGTAGATACTATGCTTTTTACTAATGAACACGGTGAAGTTTGTCCAGCAGGTTGGCATAAAGGTGATGAAGGTATGAAAGCTAGTCCTAAAGGTGTAGCAGAGTATCTTAATAAAAATGAAGCCAGACTTTAA
- the ndk gene encoding nucleoside-diphosphate kinase, whose product MEKTLSIIKPDAVKKGVIGKILDRFESNGLRIAAMKKIQLSKEQAQNFYAIHKERPFFKNLVEFMISGPVVISVLEGENAVLKNRDLMGATDPKEAKKGTIRADFAQSIDANAVHGSDSLENANIEINFFFKPDEIC is encoded by the coding sequence ATGGAAAAAACTTTATCTATAATTAAACCTGATGCTGTTAAAAAAGGTGTTATAGGAAAAATTTTAGATCGTTTTGAAAGCAATGGATTAAGAATTGCTGCAATGAAAAAAATTCAACTCAGCAAAGAACAAGCTCAAAATTTTTATGCTATCCATAAAGAAAGACCTTTTTTTAAAAATTTGGTTGAATTTATGATTAGTGGTCCTGTTGTTATTTCTGTCTTAGAAGGTGAAAACGCTGTATTAAAAAATAGAGATTTAATGGGAGCAACCGATCCTAAAGAAGCTAAAAAAGGAACTATTAGAGCTGATTTTGCCCAAAGTATTGATGCAAATGCAGTTCATGGGAGTGATAGCTTAGAAAACGCTAATATTGAAATAAATTTTTTCTTTAAGCCAGATGAAATTTGTTAA
- the plsX gene encoding phosphate acyltransferase PlsX: MISIAIDAMGGDFGEKPIIKGVIKALETKPFHAILVGNSKILKPLIPKKLEQYIQYEEASEIFSMNEHATDALKNKETTIYKAINLLKEKKVDAVVSAGHSGASMSLATLKLGRLKGILRPAIATLMPNIVNKTLLLDVGANTDCKAENLFQFAIMGEVYAKEIMQIPNPRLALLSNGEEESKGNDLTKESHQLMKKIPNFIGNAEGRDIFNGQIDILICDGFVGNSILKACEGVATAIFHLLKDEINRSFIFKLGALLIKSPFKKLKKHTDWKEYGGAPLLGVNGCVIISHGKSDAKAIKNAIFQAINFSQSHINELIEKELEKYNV; encoded by the coding sequence ATGATAAGCATTGCCATTGATGCAATGGGTGGTGATTTTGGAGAAAAACCCATTATAAAAGGCGTTATAAAGGCTTTAGAAACAAAGCCTTTTCATGCTATTTTGGTGGGAAATTCTAAAATTTTAAAACCTTTAATACCTAAAAAATTAGAACAATATATACAATATGAAGAAGCAAGTGAAATTTTCTCAATGAATGAACATGCTACTGATGCTTTAAAAAATAAAGAAACAACTATATATAAGGCTATTAATTTATTGAAAGAAAAAAAAGTAGATGCTGTAGTTTCAGCTGGTCATAGCGGTGCAAGCATGTCTTTAGCGACCTTAAAACTAGGTAGACTTAAAGGCATTTTAAGACCTGCTATTGCTACTTTAATGCCAAATATTGTTAATAAAACTTTACTTTTGGATGTAGGGGCCAATACAGATTGTAAAGCTGAAAATTTATTTCAATTTGCTATAATGGGTGAAGTTTATGCTAAAGAAATTATGCAAATTCCAAATCCACGTCTTGCTTTACTTTCTAATGGAGAAGAAGAATCTAAAGGCAATGATCTAACCAAAGAAAGTCACCAACTCATGAAAAAAATTCCTAATTTCATAGGTAATGCTGAAGGTAGGGATATTTTTAATGGACAAATAGATATTTTAATTTGTGATGGTTTTGTTGGAAATTCCATTTTAAAAGCTTGTGAAGGTGTTGCAACAGCAATATTTCATCTTTTAAAAGATGAAATAAATCGTTCATTTATTTTCAAACTTGGCGCCTTATTGATAAAATCACCTTTTAAAAAATTAAAAAAACATACAGACTGGAAAGAATATGGTGGAGCTCCTTTACTTGGAGTTAATGGTTGTGTAATTATAAGTCATGGAAAAAGCGATGCTAAGGCTATTAAAAATGCAATCTTTCAAGCTATAAATTTTAGCCAATCTCATATTAATGAACTTATAGAAAAAGAATTGGAAAAATATAATGTATAA